The Phycisphaeraceae bacterium genome has a segment encoding these proteins:
- a CDS encoding DUF420 domain-containing protein, whose translation MLTIQEIPALNAALNATATVLMTAGFVFIRSKRIAAHRACMMSAGFVSALFLVGYVAHKILVRGVHTPFGGEGWIRGIYFIMLMTHIVLAMAIALLVPRTFYLALTGQIDRHRRWARWTFPIWLYVSVTGVLVYFFLYRWWPAAS comes from the coding sequence GCTCACGATACAGGAAATTCCCGCGCTCAATGCGGCGCTCAACGCAACGGCGACAGTGCTGATGACTGCAGGTTTTGTCTTCATCCGAAGTAAACGCATCGCGGCCCACCGTGCCTGCATGATGTCAGCCGGATTTGTCTCCGCACTTTTTCTGGTCGGATACGTCGCTCACAAGATCCTCGTCCGAGGCGTGCACACACCCTTTGGCGGAGAAGGATGGATCCGGGGTATCTACTTCATCATGCTGATGACGCACATCGTGCTTGCAATGGCGATAGCCCTGCTTGTGCCGCGAACATTCTATCTGGCTTTGACGGGCCAGATCGACCGGCATCGCCGATGGGCCCGATGGACGTTTCCCATCTGGCTGTACGTGAGCGTTACGGGAGTTCTTGTCTATTTCTTCCTGTACCGCTGGTGGCCCGCAGCTTCCTGA